The proteins below come from a single Esox lucius isolate fEsoLuc1 chromosome 7, fEsoLuc1.pri, whole genome shotgun sequence genomic window:
- the LOC114830660 gene encoding uncharacterized protein LOC114830660 isoform X2: protein MFPDSEIAATFSCGSNKTSYITKFGLAPFITKELTDKVNIANGFVVMFDKSLNKMTKSKQLDLHIRYWVDNHVQSRYFGSQFMGHATAVDLLKHFKECVCDLDLRKMVSVSMDGPNVNWRFFEMLQQEHAEHFGGVQLAVVGSCGLHTLHNAVKCRFTEWHMEKFLRALHTIFHNVPARREDFYNFTKSKIFALPFCGHRWVENLPVAERALVIWPDMMKYVEAVSTKKLPNPGTSSYDTIEAATKDPLILAKLHFFMAVCRSVTPFLTRYQTDKPVLPFIANDLAELLKSLLRRFIKQELLNDATPQHLVRLDVSDMQSRVHLRAVDIGIGAEAAIKVI, encoded by the exons ATGTTTCCTGACTCCGAGATCGCAGCTACATTCTCGTGTGGAAGCAACAAAACTTCATATATTACTAAATTCGGATTGGCTCCCTTTATAACTAAAGAACTGACTGACAAGGTCAATATAGCCAACGGGTTTGTGGTCATGTTTGACAAGAGTCTCAATAAGATGACGAAAAGTAAGCAGTTGGACCTTCATATTCGCTACTGGGTGGATAACCATGTCCAATCACGATACTTCGGCTCGCAGTTTATGGGCCATGCAACGGCGGTGGACCTGCtcaaacatttcaaa GAGTGTGTATGTGACCTTGACTTGAGGAAGATGGTCTCAGTGTCTATGGATGGACCCAATGTTAATTGGCGTTTTTTTGAGATGCTGCAGCAGGAGCATGCAGAGCATTTTGGGGGTGTTCAGCTGGCAGTGGTGGGGAGTTGTGGCCTGCATACTCTCCATAATGCTGTCAAATGTCGATTCACCGAGTGGCATATGGAGAAGTTCCTAAGAGCTCTGCATACAATTTTCCACAATGTGCCAGCAAGGAGAGAggatttctataatttcacaaaGTCCAAAATCTTCGCTTTGCCTTTTTGTGGTCATCGCTGGGTCGAGAACCTCCCTGTGGCGGAGAGGGCCCTTGTCATCTGGCCAGACATGATGAAGTATGTTGAGGCTGTCAGCACCAAAAAGCTTCCTAACCCTGGGACATCCTCCTATGATACCATTGAGGCAGCAACCAAAGACCCTCTCATTCTGGCaaagcttcactttttcatgGCAGTGTGTCGAAGTGTAACACCTTTCCTCACCAGATACCAAACTGATAAACCTGTGCTGCCTTTCATTGCTAATGATTTGGCTGAACTGCTGAAG AGTTTGCTGAGGCGATTCATTAAACAAGAACTTCTCAATGATGCCACACCTCAGCATTTGGTCCGGCTTGATGTTAGTGATATGCAGTCCAGGGTTCATCTAAGAGCTGTTGATATTGGCATTGGAGCTGAGGCTGCAATAAAG GTGATCTGA
- the LOC114830660 gene encoding uncharacterized protein LOC114830660 isoform X1 — translation MFPDSEIAATFSCGSNKTSYITKFGLAPFITKELTDKVNIANGFVVMFDKSLNKMTKSKQLDLHIRYWVDNHVQSRYFGSQFMGHATAVDLLKHFKECVCDLDLRKMVSVSMDGPNVNWRFFEMLQQEHAEHFGGVQLAVVGSCGLHTLHNAVKCRFTEWHMEKFLRALHTIFHNVPARREDFYNFTKSKIFALPFCGHRWVENLPVAERALVIWPDMMKYVEAVSTKKLPNPGTSSYDTIEAATKDPLILAKLHFFMAVCRSVTPFLTRYQTDKPVLPFIANDLAELLKSLLRRFIKQELLNDATPQHLVRLDVSDMQSRVHLRAVDIGIGAEAAIKERQRQSRSTEELSVLQFRKECMEGLSKIVKKIQEKSPLKFPTVRQMTCLNPAVMYSDPELCQGQMKCLVKRFLQDKLLDGVATGT, via the exons ATGTTTCCTGACTCCGAGATCGCAGCTACATTCTCGTGTGGAAGCAACAAAACTTCATATATTACTAAATTCGGATTGGCTCCCTTTATAACTAAAGAACTGACTGACAAGGTCAATATAGCCAACGGGTTTGTGGTCATGTTTGACAAGAGTCTCAATAAGATGACGAAAAGTAAGCAGTTGGACCTTCATATTCGCTACTGGGTGGATAACCATGTCCAATCACGATACTTCGGCTCGCAGTTTATGGGCCATGCAACGGCGGTGGACCTGCtcaaacatttcaaa GAGTGTGTATGTGACCTTGACTTGAGGAAGATGGTCTCAGTGTCTATGGATGGACCCAATGTTAATTGGCGTTTTTTTGAGATGCTGCAGCAGGAGCATGCAGAGCATTTTGGGGGTGTTCAGCTGGCAGTGGTGGGGAGTTGTGGCCTGCATACTCTCCATAATGCTGTCAAATGTCGATTCACCGAGTGGCATATGGAGAAGTTCCTAAGAGCTCTGCATACAATTTTCCACAATGTGCCAGCAAGGAGAGAggatttctataatttcacaaaGTCCAAAATCTTCGCTTTGCCTTTTTGTGGTCATCGCTGGGTCGAGAACCTCCCTGTGGCGGAGAGGGCCCTTGTCATCTGGCCAGACATGATGAAGTATGTTGAGGCTGTCAGCACCAAAAAGCTTCCTAACCCTGGGACATCCTCCTATGATACCATTGAGGCAGCAACCAAAGACCCTCTCATTCTGGCaaagcttcactttttcatgGCAGTGTGTCGAAGTGTAACACCTTTCCTCACCAGATACCAAACTGATAAACCTGTGCTGCCTTTCATTGCTAATGATTTGGCTGAACTGCTGAAG AGTTTGCTGAGGCGATTCATTAAACAAGAACTTCTCAATGATGCCACACCTCAGCATTTGGTCCGGCTTGATGTTAGTGATATGCAGTCCAGGGTTCATCTAAGAGCTGTTGATATTGGCATTGGAGCTGAGGCTGCAATAAAG GAACGTCAGCGGCAGAGTAGATCCACCGAGGAGCTTTCTGTCCTCCAGTTCAGAAAAGAATGCATGGAGGGTCTGTCCAAAATTGTAAAGAAGATTCAAGAGAAGAGCCCTTTGAAATTCCCAACTGTAAGACAAATGACTTGTCTTAACCCAGCCGTGATGTATTCAGATCCAGAATTGTGTCAGGGCCAGATGAAGTGTCTAGTCAAAAGGTTTCTTCAAGACAAGCTGTTAGATGGAGTTGCCACAGGTACATAA